In a genomic window of Trichoderma atroviride chromosome 4, complete sequence:
- a CDS encoding uncharacterized protein (EggNog:ENOG41~CAZy:GH76~SECRETED:SignalP(1-19)), which yields MARKTLLALTALVAAGAYADNTSYDVNAGCSNDQLLRWYDEDIGLFLYPDGAYYFWQAGVMITAVASLAALDSGVKSRTAGMWQNTYLKGGQPSHGVIQLDSTGRKIVVPKGSANSVPGKFRKREQGFLASHYDDEGWWGLAWQDVYDITGVQDYLTESIAIWQDMNAGWGNLNCGGLPWFKGEAKTDNPLAIPNELYLAISAGLANRVPSSQKQTYLSAAQTIWAWFQKVGFVNSQGLVNDAVNGNTCVNDNNQPTWTYNQGVVIGGLADLYIATGDSSYLTSASVIANATMAHLVDSNGILADSCDLSHNCSGDNLQFKGVFARNLQKLYHSQPYPAYKAFLEKNAQSIWQNDLAVEAGDCFNGADWGGPYVLGSATASSQSSALQCLVAALYVSQN from the exons ATGGCAAGAAAGACGCTTCTTGCCTTGACCGCCTTGGTAGCGGCTGGAGCCTATGCCGATAACACGTCCTACGATGTCAATGCTGGCTGCTCCAA TGACCAACTCCTCCGATGGTACGACGAAGAcatcggcctcttcctctatCCCGATGGCGCCTACTACTTCTGGCAAGCTGGTGTCATGATCACAGCAGTTGCCAGCCTGGCTGCGCTCGATAGTGGCGTCAAGAGCAGGACTGCTGGGATGTGGCAAAACACCTATCTCAAGGGAGGTCAGCCTTCTCACGGTGTCATACAATTGGACAGCACCGGCCGTAAGATTGTTGTGCCAAAGGGATCAGCGAACAGCGTTCCGGGCAAGTTCAGGAAGAGAGAACAAGGCTTTCTAGCAAGTCACTA CGACGATGAAGGTTGGTGGGGATTGGCATGGCAGGACGTCTATGATATCACTGGAGTTCAGGATTACCTCACGGAATCCATTGCCATTTGGCAGGATATGAACGCCGGCTGGGGCAATCTCAACTGCGGTGGTCTCCCTTGGTTCAAAGGCGAAGCCAAGACCGACAACCCACTGGCCATTCCCAACG AGCTGTACCTTGCCATCAGCGCTGGCCTCGCCAATCGAGtccccagcagccagaagcAGACATACCTGAGTGCCGCCCAGACAATTTGGGCCTGGTTCCAAAAGGTCGGCTTCGTCAACAGCCAAGGCCTTGTCAACGACGCTGTCAACGGCAACACCTGCGTCAATGACAACAACCAGCCGACCTGGACCTACAACCAGGGCGTTGTCATCGGCGGTCTTGCAGACCTCTATATCGCCACGGGGGACTCATCCTACCTCACATCGGCCAGTGTCATTGCCAATGCCACCATGGCTCATCTGGTCGACAGCAACGGCATTCTTGCCGACAGCTGCGATCTGTCGCACAACTGCAGCGGTGACAACCTCCAGTTCAAGGGTGTCTTTGCTAGAAACCTCCAGAAGCTGTACCACAGCCAGCCTTACCCTGCCTACAAGGCATTCCTGGAGAAGAACGCCCAGTCCATCTGGCAAAACGACCTCGCTGTGGAGGCTGGCGATTGCTTTAATGGTGCTGATTGGGGCGGTCCCTATGTTCTTGGCTCTGCtacagccagcagccaaagcagcGCCCTTCAGTGTCTCGTTGCTGCCCTCTATGTCTCTCAGAACTAG
- a CDS encoding uncharacterized protein (EggNog:ENOG41), translating into MEAKPTYHLPPNFSTPPPPDGPFHLGTVLRDFEKKEQMRPLNQEDSQRIPIPKKHEDVKKGFTATRKRMKSGEFGLCAKFMGLNGVGGEASIAAERHDSDRYSFETFETKFFYPTPEYISDCFKLSDVDDYLQGSRYKKAVFLVTGLKIGKGVTVGMNKKTNMNGNLEGSVSNPGGVNAEAGIKLRGNLEHDSVFTFTESSDIVIGIQCVKIYHEKSGFLGLFGEKEIKSEYVTAGATFYGENSSNSPETHAKFVVVKPEDYDIPDLACYSEVIPSGK; encoded by the exons ATGGAAGCTAAGCCCACATACCATCTCCCTCCAAACTTCTCAactccgcctcctcctgaTGGGCCATTCCATCTTGGAACGGTACTACGGGATTTcgagaagaaagaacagaTGCGACCACTTAATCAGGAAGACTCGCAACGAATCCCGATTCCCAAGAAACATGAAGACGTCAAAAAAGGTTTTACAGCAACACGGAAGAGGATGAAATCCGGTGAATTTGGCTTGTGCGCCAAGTTCATGGGCCTCAATGGAGTTGGAGGGGAGGCCAGCATTGCTGCAGAGCGACATGATTCTGACAG GTACTCATTCGAAACCTTCGAAACAAAGTTCTTTTATCCTACCCCTGAATACATCTCAGATTGCTTCAAGCTCTCAGATGTGGATGACTACTTGCAAGGTTCGCGATATAAGAAGGCCGTGTTTTTGGTCACTGGACTCAAGATTGGCAAGGGAGTGACCGTGGGAATGAATAAAAAGACCAACATGAACGGTAACCTTGAAGGGAGTGTGAGCAACCCTGGAGGGGTCAATGCTGAGGCGGGCATAAAGTTAAGGGGAAACTTAGAGCATGACTCTGTCTTCACTTTCACAGAGTCAAGTGACATCGTTATTGGCATCCAATGCGTCAAAATCTATCATGAGAAGTCGGGATTCTTGGGTCTATTTGGGGAAAAGGAGATCAAAAGTGAATATGTCACCGCCGGTGCTACATTCTATGGCGAGAACTCCAGCAACTCCCCAGAGACACATGCAAAATTTGTTGTCGTGAAGCCTGAGGATTACGACATACCAGATCTGGCTTGTTATTCGGAGG TCATACCAAGTGGAAAGTAA
- a CDS encoding uncharacterized protein (EggNog:ENOG41~MEROPS:MER0042897), which yields MTNAEHYQAEQLPCAQHQGKITTRYDDIEMKQDVTYQDNETHDAPMGPTLRELTFRPGDGEISRYPGLEAQNKTELQFLVACSLIYLDGSHWVQFGLHGDRISLQAAKGDSNASKYWKPHLNCTLSAPSNEEDGNLAILSFGILLMETEAGRVAPRTETGGSSHYNAHSLRSILKKILEEWVGEVEDSYRSIANACLHFPDGLEIFYDPLIDGGIRRTGAIYKNIVAPLFRLVTQKFSNSLHRMNGFPPSAKNYSAFKNDTPPLSRPATNTAFFDGSEPTSTTLQQRKRAEVFMDKLQASADYIQNVTESSNISESYDWRLQKIRIAILDTGIDTTNDILIKTAIEEGDRIKECCGFVNNFDSLPDPLDYEDFYGHGTHVTRLILNAAPSAEIFIAKISNDRTIEPQNLHRIARAITWAIQKKVDIISMSYGINALDEAIDKAIETAIENKISIFAAAANGGGNELRVYPAKRGDGVLAIHASDGMGNDGGISPTPMKNRDNFSTLGIAVPSKWSKEAIAISGTSFATPIAASLAANMLELARCKFDLSEHQQNMLRKYNGVRQILQLMAGKGIQPRGGYDYIVPEINSMLEYKFHLLIHEMF from the exons ATGACAAATGCCGAGCACTACCAAGCCGAGCAATTGCCCTGCGCTCAACACCAGGGCAAGATCACCACTAGATATGACGATATAGAGATGAAACAAGACGTCACATATCAAGATAATGAGACTCATGACGCACCTATGGGTCCTACACTCCGCGAACTGACATTTCGTCCAGGCGATGGCGAAATCTCTCGATATCCCGGGCTCGAGGCACAAAACAAGACAGAGCTTCAATTCCTCGTTGCTTGTTCACTAATATATCTTGATGGTAGCCATTGGGTTCAATTTGGGTTACATGGCGATAGAATCTCATTGCAAGCGGCAAAGGGGGACTCCAATGCGTCGAAATACTGGAAGCCGCACCTCAATTGTACTCTATCAGCGCCAagcaatgaagaagatggaaatttgGCAATTTTATCCTTTGGTATTCTTCTCATGGAGACAGAAGCTGGCAGAGTCGCACCACGGACAGAAACAGGCGGAAGCAGTCATTATAATGCTCACTCCCTTCGCAGCATCCTAAAAAAGATCTTGGAAGAATGGGTaggagaagttgaagacAGCTACAGGAGTATTGCTAATGCCTGTCTCCATTTCCCGGACGGTTTGGAGATTTTTTACGACCCGTTAATTGACGGAGGAATAAGGCGAACTGGAGCAATCTACAAGAACATCGTCGCACCTCTTTTTCGCCTCGTTACTCAGAAGTTCAGCAATTCTCTACATCGAATGAATGGATTTCCGCCATCTGCTAAGAATTATTCAGCCTTCAAGAACGATACGCCTCCATTGTCAAGGCCTGCTACTAATACGGCTTTCTTTGATGGCTCTGAGCCGACATCGACTACTCTACA ACAAAGGAAACGCGCAGAAGTATTCATGGACAAGCTTCAAGCATCCGCAGACTATATTCAAAACGTCACAGAGAGCTCAAATATCTCTGAATCGTATGATTGGCGACTACAGAAGATTCGGATTGCGATACTTGATACTGGTATCGATACGACGAATGAcattttaataaaaactgCCATCGAAGAAGGCGACCGCATCAAGGAGTGTTGTGGATTCGTAAACAACTTTGATTCACTTCCGGATCCTCTTGATTACGAAGACTTCTACGGCCATGGGACACATGTCACCAGGTTGATATTGAATGCAGCCCCATCAGCAGAAATATTTATAGCCAAGATTTCTAATGATCGTACCATTGAACCTCAAAATCTTCACCGCATAGCAAGG GCTATCACATGGGCTATCCAAAAAAAGGTTGATATAATTTCAATGTCCTATGGTATCAATGCCCTAGACGAGGCGATAGATAAGGCGATAGAAACGGCGATAGAGAACAAAATCAGCATCTTCGCCGCAGCTGCTAATGGCGGTGGTAACGAATTGCGTGTATACCCTGCCAAGAGGGGTGATGGTGTCCTGGCAATCCATGCGAGCGATGGCATGGGCAACGATGGTGGGATCAGTCCCACGCCGATGAAGAACCGCGACAACTTTTCGACGCTAGGTATAGCCGTGCCGTCGAAGTggagcaaagaagccattgctATTTCCGGGACGTCCTTTGCCACGCCTATTGCCGCATCACTTGCAGCGAATATGCTTGAATTGGCCAGATGTAAGTTCGATTTGAGCGAACATCAGCAGAATATGCTCCGCAAATACAATGGAGTTCGTCAAATTCTTCAGCTCATGGCCGGAAAGGGTATCCAGCCGCGCGGCGGTTACGATTATATTGTGCCGGAGATTAATAGCATGTTGGAATACAAATTCCACTTGCTTATACATGAGATGTTTTGA
- a CDS encoding uncharacterized protein (EggNog:ENOG41) — protein MEEASRQDDTSSYGDDDVASSDQGHVLSLESEDDLEFEADDYDKIYNRHVSHLVVECVGLFTRQMSQKNSPSASDKPDTTVKSQKEIADFIIHMNDTFRCWMAETADLADSIIHGLDSLFNEYRDVKVMLIGTLEVLIEDLKYVSSGETERLYTGYGVLEGIQVGIKQLYSLTNMIREASRQNDDLNFDMLLPFDKTADVKDRMFSIIRQMFPHARRSLCDQLALSVAIRRRRLRRTFKDADRLKARIARRAWSQANTNQAYPGRIFPPQLSETLPFYTLAPLPHNIKAYSGVSIESAFPTISMESSVRLPTCNYPPTLHLPPDATDGICSYCAQRTTPSFLSRHPKAWELHVNRDVKPFVCLSEQCRSPVLFFASMERWIEHMNKMHSYEWTRRIHPASWICDTDHDAIQFKDVESFREHMNDKDSHLITPDGHELGVLEIEQWRYLPHDEYLCPLCDFTLDMPKRTISTDVAEDDPYRPLHEHIAGHLKDLAVLSLPILDTTEGPENLPDNYKAEGKRNWLKEGKKESCPRRYDQEVCDTFVSDVQRNSRVSHEHGLLTRSKSEPKHLAYPTRNSFDEEFTVYPMKNSFEEEFGTYFNTLQVYTAYGT, from the exons ATGGAAGAAGCCAGCAGACAGGATGATACCTCCTCTtacggcgatgatgacgtgGCAAGCTCGGATCAGGGCCACGTACTAAGCTTAGAGAGCGAAGATGACCTCGAGTTTGAAGCAGATGACTACgataagatatataatagGCACGTCTCTCATTTAGTTGTGGAGTGCGTCGGGCTGTTTACTCGCCAAATGAGTCAGAAGAATTCACCATCTGCTTCCGACAAGCCGGACACCACCGTTAAAAGTCAGAAAGAGATCGCCGACTTCATAATACATATGAACGATACTTTCAGATGTTGGATGGCAGAGACTGCTGATCTAGCTGATAGCATTATTCATGGCCTGGACTCACTCTTTAACGAGTACAGAGATGTGAAAGTCATGCTCATAGGTACTCTTGAAGTGCTTATAGAAGATTTAAAATACG TGAGCTCAGGCGAAACGGAGCGCTTATACACAGGGTATGGGGTACTTGAAGGCATTCAAGTTGGCATTAAACAACTATACAGCCTGACAAACATGATTCGAGAAGCATCTAGACAGAATGATGACCTCAACTTCGACATGTTACTCCCATTTGACAAAACCGCGGACGTTAAAGATCGCATGTTTTCCATTATTAGGCAAATGTTCCCCCATGCTCGGCGTTCGCTCTGCGATCAACTCGCCTTATCCGTTGCGATTCGCCGACGACGCTTACGTCGCACGTTTAAAGATGCCGACAGGTTGAAGGCCAGAATAGCTCGAAGAGCATGGAGCCAAGCCAATACCAATCAAGCATATCCAGGCCGCATCTTTCCGCCACAGCTATCTGAAACTCTGCCTTTTTACACGCTTGCTCCTTTGCCACATAATATTAAAG CCTACAGCGGCGTAAGTATTGAATCAGCTTTTCCAACTATAAGTATGGAGTCTTCCGTGCGCCTTCCTACGTGTAATTACCCTCCTAcacttcatcttccaccagATGCCACGGACGGTATATGCTCGTATTGTGCACAGCGGACGACTCCCTCATTTTTGAGCCGCCACCCTAAGGCCTGGGA ACTTCATGTAAATAGAGACGTGAAGCCTTTCGTCTGCCTTTCGGAGCAATGTCGCTCTCCggtgctcttcttcgctaGTATGGAGCGATGGATCGAGCACATGAATAAAATGCACTCATATGAGTGGACTAGGAGAATTCACCCAGCCTCCTGGATCTGCGATACTGACCATGATGCCATCCAATTCAAAGACGTTGAAAGCTTTCGAGAGCACATGAATGACAAAGACAGCCATCTAATTACTCCGGATGGGCATGAACTGGGTGTTCTCGAAATTGAGCAATGGAGATATCTTCCTCACGATGAGTATTTGTGTCCTTTATGCGATTTTACTCTAGATATGCCTAAGCGGACTATCTCGACCGATGTCGCAGAGGATGATCCATATCGGCCGCTGCACGAGCATATTGCTGGTCACCTCAAAGATCTCGCTGTCCTGTCTCTTCCAATTCTGGATACAACCGAAGGGCCTGAAAATCTGCCAGACAACTATAAAGCCGAAGGAAAACGCAACTGGCTAAAAGAGGGCAAGAAAGAATCTTGCCCAAGAAGATATGACCAAGAAGTCTGCGATACATTCGTCTCTGACGTCCAAAGAAACAGCCGTGTAAGCCACGAACATGGACTCCTGACGCGAAGTAAGAGCGAACCTAAACACTTGGCCTACCCCACGAGAAATAGCTTCGATGAAGAATTCACGGTCTACCCCATGAAGAACAGCTTTGAGGAAGAATTCGGGACCTACTTTAATACGTTGCAAGTATATACTGCGTACGGAACTTGA
- a CDS encoding uncharacterized protein (EggNog:ENOG41) gives MVHRNRDLVKYIWFCLDFQDYDCTKCAPTGRLTEDEMVEMDAIIDTTRCLITTAFENVLDPQYMGSSRPFGARYQYLLAQRLKTLVQIYYFYA, from the coding sequence ATGGTTCATCGCAACCGGGATCTCGTCAAGTATATCTGGTTCTGCTTGGACTTCCAGGACTATGATTGCACCAAGTGTGCGCCTACCGGAAGGCTCACGGAAGACGAAATGGTAGAAATGGATGCCATCATAGATACAACCCGCTGTCTTATCACCACAGCATTCGAGAATGTTCTCGATCCTCAGTACATGGGATCCTCACGGCCATTTGGCGCTCGATATCAGTATCTACTCGCCCAACGGCTCAAGACATTGGTTcaaatatattacttttatgCCTAG
- a CDS encoding uncharacterized protein (EggNog:ENOG41~TransMembrane:5 (i12-30o42-61i73-92o112-135i160-184o)), translating into MASCGHQGRPDMYGLGIRLGIYIQWLGEILVEFFDDADVSDIRLLGLLLSGGIILGLLVAIASQDVQPADVYIVLQLAAGCYIFLIPIYIWNTLSCCDPKWDPLKWTGEIKMPVYGISNVILLTVISAIGIWFFVTDIPTQGRQCEQFGFFFAKIKLDNAAFVVVNIVIYVAIILICVAIALSWTGFWDGQFLVHRRHRRRRSHRTQSATPSSLSRQSGI; encoded by the coding sequence ATGGCCTCATGCGGACATCAGGGGCGTCCTGACATGTACGGCTTGGGCATTCGACTGGGGATTTACATCCAGTGGCTCGGCGAGATATTGGTCGAATTCTTTGACGACGCAGATGTCTCTGATATCCGGCTCCTGGGCCTTCTTCTGTCCGGAGGCATCATTCTCGGATTACTCGTCGCAATTGCCAGCCAGGACGTCCAACCCGCCGACGTTTACATCGTGCTTCAGCTCGCTGCCGGATGCTACATCTTTCTGATACCGATATATATCTGGAACACGCTCTCTTGCTGTGACCCCAAGTGGGATCCGCTGAAGTGGACGGGGGAAATCAAGATGCCGGTATATGGTATCTCGAATGTGATCCTTCTCACAGTCATCTCGGCCATTGGGATATGGTTCTTTGTGACTGATATACCGACCCAAGGGCGCCAGTGCGAGCAgttcggcttcttcttcgccaaaaTCAAGCTTGACAATGCTGCCTTTGTAGTGGTCAACATCGTCATCTACGTGGCCATTATCCTCATCTGCGTAGCCATTGCGCTCTCTTGGACGGGATTCTGGGATGGCCAGTTCCTGGTACATCGGCGGCACCGCCGAAGGAGAAGCCATCGAACACAGTCAGCCACaccttcatctctctcaagaCAATCTGGTATCTGA
- a CDS encoding uncharacterized protein (BUSCO:EOG092D3XG3): METDIRKASSKTSVPKEKRPTDKEKSKDKSKSKGKDESKVHKLSLKGSSRLVAEFFQYSIHTILFQRGVYPAEDFTAVKKYGLNMLVSADDQVKAYIKKIMSQLDKWMVGGKISKLVIVITDKDTGEHVERWQFDVQISAPTKSKSKPSTTDPSDEQGQQENTSSANTPFADKEKPESEIQAEIAAIFRQITASVTFLPQLSGDCTFNVLVYADADSDVPVEWGDSDAKEIENGERVQLRGFSTANHRVDTIVSYRLGE, translated from the exons ATGGAGACAGACATAAGAAAGGCGTCCTCAAAGACATCAGTACCCAAAGAGAAGCGGCCCACGGACAAGGAAAAGTCAAAGGACAAATCAAAgagcaagggcaaggacgAGTCCAAGGTGCACAAGCTGTCGCTCAAGGGCAGCTCGAGGCTAGTAGCTGAATTT TTCCAATACTCGATACATACGATCCT ATTTCAACGAGGCGTCTACCCAGCCGAAGACTTTACAGC CGTCAAGAAATATGGCCTCAACATGCTGG TCTCGGCCGACGACCAAGTCAAAGCCTACATCAAGAAAATCATGAGCCAGCTCGACAAATGGATGGTTGGCGGCAAAATCTCCaagctcgtcatcgtcatcaccgACAAGGACACCGGCGAGCACGTTGAGCGATGGCAATTCGAC GTCCAAATCTCAGCGCCAACCAAATCAAAATCCAAACCATCCACAACAGACCCCTCCGACGAACAAGGCCAACAAGAAAACACCTCCTCCGCCAACACCCCCTTCGCCGACAAAGAAAAGCCCGAATCCGAAATTCAGGCCGaaatcgccgccatcttccgTCAAATCACCGCCTCCGTCACATTCCTCCCCCAACTCAGCGGCGACTGCACATTCAACGTCCTCGTCTACGCCGACGCCGACAGTGATGTCCCCGTCGAGTGGGGGGACTCCGAcgccaaggagattgagaacgGCGAGAGGGTGCAGCTGAGGGGCTTCAGCACGGCGAACCACCGCGTCGATACGATTGTCAGCTACAGACTAGGGGAGTAA
- a CDS encoding uncharacterized protein (MEROPS:MER0005430) translates to MSCPHLDSVELKPPTPVQSVYKEDCTQCFDSIDNPGGLDVCLQCFNGGCTAERQHSLLHNAVWSHPLALNIRRTRKTIDRDEPPAKITKLAIAAETEEDRYDTALGVKCLECQQELDMTNPKIAPIVDGILKAHTFSRKEEVKAWEQELTSCEHILTMQQHPSHKIEQGDLGHCSGCDLRENLWLCLECGNLGCGRKQMGGVDGNSHALGHANESGHGVAVKLGSITPEGTADIYCYRCDEERIDEQLGEHLAHWGIILAERQKTEKSLTEMQIEQNLKWDFSMTTEDGHELKPVFGSGLTGLKNLGNSCYLASIIQCLFDMPSFQERYYGANKDLPIVQEPAADIETQLRKIADGLLSGRYSEPDNSVTSGEVAYQRGLAPAMFKHLIGRGHEEFSTMRQQDAFELFQHLFKLISRSPHNGQKDPTAEFRFVLEQRLQCLGCHKVRYSSNEQDNIFLDVPLVKLDAGGEGAETANAYKPVTLKECLDNFTAPEKVELTCSSCGSKAGFTKQSLFKTFPNILAVNARKMAVVNWVPIKIDVPVIVPDEPFLLDSYLSKGLQPSEELLPEEPENQAPAFVPDAAGIAQLEAMGFPRNRAEKALHATGNSDANAAMEWLFAHLDDADIDAPLDLGAGSGSAGTADPEKIEMLGAMGFGAPQAKKALKETGGDVERAVEWLFSHPDDQGIMEDESSGDAADKSQTELAGSAALPAQFQLQSIVCHKGTSIHAGHYVAFIRKSLEGKDTPTWVLFNDEKVVEAHDVEEMRKFAYVYFFKRA, encoded by the exons ATGTCGTGCCCCCATCTCGACTCTGTCG AGCTCAAGCCGCCGACTCCTGTACAGTCCGTGTACAAAGAAGATTGCACTCAGTGCTTTGACTCGATT GACAACCCCGGAGGCCTCGATGTCTGCCTCCAGTGCTTCAACGGTGGCTGCACCGCCGAGAGGCAGCACTCCTTGCTTCACAACGCCGTCTGGAGCCACCCGCTTGCCCTAAACATCCGCCGCACCCGAAAGACGATCGACCGCGATGAACCTCCGGCTAAGATCACGAAGcttgccatcgccgccgagaCAGAAGAGGACCGATACGACACGGCTCTGGGTGTCAAATGCCTCGAATGTCAACAAGAACTGGACATGACAAATCCTAAAATTGCACCCATAGTGGACGGCATCCTGAAAGCACACACCTTTTctcgaaaagaagaagtcaaggCGTGGGAGCAGGAGCTCACGTCATGCGAACACATCTTGACCATGCAGCAGCACCCATCCCACAAGATCGAGCAAGGCGACCTTGGCCACTGCTCAGGCTGCGACCTTAGAGAAAATCTCTGGCTTTGCCTGGAATGTGGCAATCTAGGCTGTGGCCGAAAGCAGATGGGTGGCGTCGACGGCAATTCCCACGCTCTGGGTCACGCCAACGAGTCTGGACATGGTGTAGCTGTCAAGCTTGGATCCATCACTCCGGAAGGCACCGCCGATATCTACTGTTATAGATGCGACGAAGAGCGCATCGACGAGCAGCTTGGCGAGCATCTGGCCCACTGGGGAATTATTCTTGCCGAGCGACAAAAGACGGAAAAGAGCTTGACGGAGATGCAGATTGAGCAAAATCTCAAATGGGACTTTAGCATGACGACCGAAGATGGCCATGAGCTGAAGCCTGTTTTCGGATCTGGCCTCACTGGACTGAAGAATCTCGGCAACAGCTGCTATCTAGCCAGCATTATCCAGTGCTTATTTGATATGCCCTCGTTCCAGGAGCGCTACTATGGTGCCAATAAAGATTTGCCGATTGTGCAGGAGCCCGCAGCCGACATCGAGACTCAGCTGAGAAAAATTGCCGATGGTTTATTATCTGGAAGATATTCGGAGCCTGATAATTCTGTGACATCGGGAGAGGTTGCCTATCAGAGAGGATTGGCGCCAGCAATGTTCAAGCATTTGATAGGAAGAGGGCACGAGGAGTTTTCCACGATGAGGCAGCAAGATGCCTTTGAATTGTTCCAGCATCTTTTCAAGCTCATCAGCCGATCACCGCACAATGGCCAAAAGGACCCTACCGCCGAATTCCGATTTGTCCTGGAGCAGCGACTCCAGTGTCTTGGATGCCACAAAGTCAGGTATAGCTCCAACGAACAGGACAACATCTTCCTCGACGTGCCATTGGTGaagcttgatgctggagGTGAAGGTGCTGAAACAGCTAATGCCTACAAGCCCGTCACTCTGAAGGAGTGCTTAGACAACTTTACCGCGCCTGAAAAGGTCGAATTGACTTGCTCATCTTGCGGTAGCAAAGCAGGCTTCACTAAGCAATCCCTCTTCAAGACTTTCCCCAACATTTTGGCTGTCAATGCACGAAAGATGGCTGTGGTCAACTGGGTTCCCATCAAGATTGATGTCCCCGTCATTGTTCCAGACGAGCCGTTTTTGTTGGACAGCTATCTCTCCAAGGGACTTCAGCCTTCCGAAGAACTTTTACCAGAGGAGCCTGAAAACCAAGCCCCAGCATTTGTACCAGACGCGGCTGGTATTGCTCAACTTGAGGCTATGGGCTTCCCGCGAAATCGCGCCGAGAAGGCACTGCATGCGACGGGTAACTCTGATGCTAATGCTGCCATGGAGTGGTTGTTTGCACACCTCGATGATGCCGACATTGATGCGCCTCTTGATCTGGGTGCCGGATCGGGAAGCGCAGGCACAGCTGACCCCGAAAAGATTGAGATGCTGGGGGCCATGGGCTTTGGTGCTCCCCAAGCCAAGAAGGCGCTGAAGGAAACGGGCGGCGATGTCGAACGAGCTGTTGAATGGCTGTTCAGCCACCCTGATGACCAAGGCATCATGGAAGACGAGAGCTCAGGTGATGCGGCCGACAAGTCTCAAACGGAGCTTGCAGGAAGCGCAGCACTCCCAGCACAATTCCAACTGCAGTCCATTGTGTGCCACAAGGGCACCAGTATCCACGCCGG CCACTACGTCGCCTTTATTCGAAAGTCGCTAGAAGGCAAAGATACGCCCACGTGGGTGCTTTTCAACGACGAAAAGGTCGTGGAGGCTCACGATGTCGAAGAGATGCGCAAGTTTGCGTATGTGTACTTTTTCAAGAGAGCGTAA
- a CDS encoding uncharacterized protein (BUSCO:EOG092D4CW1), with amino-acid sequence MFSRGLRVVSRRAAMAAPIARPTLAPRQLAPIASIEARRSYHEKVLDHYARPRNVGSMNKGDADVGTGLVGAPACGDVMKLQIRVDPETQKISEVKFKTFGCGSAIASSSYLTELVRGMSLDDAGKVKNTEIAKELCLPPVKLHCSMLAEDAIKSAISDYYTKNPSRKPTDLSGTSMKMPTAEAIAA; translated from the exons ATGTTCTCCAGAGGACTCCGCGTCGTCTCAAGGCgagccgccatggccgctcCCATCGCCAGACCAACTCTCGCCCCCCGCCAGCTCGCCCCCATCGCTTCCATCGAGGCCCGGCGATCATATCACGAAAAGGTCCTGGACCACTACGCGCGACCGCGCAACGTCGGCTCCATGAACAAGGGCGATGCTGACGTCGGCACCGGCCTCGTGGGAGCTCCTGCTTGCGGCGATGTCATGAAGCTCCAGATCCGTGTCGACCCGGAGACACAGAAGATCTCCGAGGTCAAGTTCAAGACTTTTGGCTGCGGCTCAGCCATTGCTTCCAGCAGCTACCTGACCGAGCTTGTCCGCGGCATGAGCCTGGACGACGCTGGCAAGGTCAAGAACACCGAGATTGCCAAGGAGCTGTGCCTGCCTCCCGTGAAGC TGCACTGCTCCATGCTTGCTGAGGATGCCATCAAGTCGGCGATTTCCGACTACTACACCAAGAACCCCTCACGGAAACCCACCGACCTGAGCGGCACCAGCATGAAAATGCCCACTGCCGAGGCTATCGCGGCCTAG